One genomic region from Streptomyces sp. NBC_01304 encodes:
- a CDS encoding GlxA family transcriptional regulator: MPSTHRVVIAVFPDVDLLDVTGPAEVFALANRETAGRAGYQVRLAGPVAGEVRTSAGVRLLTDLSFDEVGGDVDTMLVPGAVDMTEAGPVARIDDDVVAWVKAAAPRARRVASVCVGAHLLAAAGLLDGKTATTHWSTAAQLAAEHPAVTVDPDPIFVRTDRGRLWTGAGISACLDLALALVAEDQGEEVALAVARQLVMYLKRQGGQSQFSVPLSSPASERRDIDELRLFIADHLTEDLSAEALAARMCLSERHFARVFKQETGAGPGAYVEAARVEVARRLLETTDSPLDQVAATAGLGSVETLHRAFKRQLATTPAAYRRRFRTRTA, from the coding sequence ATGCCCAGCACCCACCGCGTCGTGATCGCGGTCTTCCCCGATGTCGACCTCCTCGACGTCACCGGCCCGGCCGAGGTCTTCGCCCTGGCCAACCGGGAGACCGCGGGCCGCGCCGGCTACCAGGTCCGCCTCGCCGGACCGGTCGCCGGCGAGGTGCGGACGTCGGCGGGGGTGCGGCTGCTGACCGATCTGTCCTTCGACGAGGTCGGCGGCGACGTGGACACCATGCTGGTGCCCGGCGCCGTCGACATGACCGAGGCCGGCCCGGTCGCCCGCATCGACGACGATGTCGTGGCGTGGGTGAAGGCGGCCGCCCCACGGGCCCGGCGGGTGGCGTCGGTGTGCGTGGGCGCACACCTGCTCGCGGCGGCCGGGCTCCTGGACGGCAAGACGGCGACCACCCACTGGTCGACCGCCGCCCAGCTGGCCGCCGAGCACCCGGCCGTCACGGTCGACCCGGACCCGATCTTCGTACGCACCGACCGGGGCCGGCTGTGGACCGGGGCCGGGATCAGCGCGTGCCTCGATCTGGCCCTGGCACTGGTGGCCGAGGACCAGGGCGAGGAGGTAGCCCTGGCCGTGGCCCGGCAGCTGGTGATGTACCTCAAACGGCAGGGCGGCCAGAGCCAGTTCTCGGTGCCGCTCAGCAGTCCGGCCTCCGAGCGCCGCGACATCGACGAACTGCGGCTGTTCATCGCCGATCACCTCACCGAGGACCTGTCGGCGGAGGCGCTGGCGGCCCGGATGTGTCTGAGCGAGCGCCACTTCGCCCGCGTCTTCAAACAGGAGACGGGCGCCGGCCCCGGCGCGTACGTGGAGGCCGCCCGGGTCGAAGTGGCCCGGCGTCTCCTGGAGACGACCGACAGCCCGCTCGACCAGGTCGCGGCCACGGCGGGGCTCGGCTCGGTGGAAACCCTGCACCGCGCGTTCAAGCGACAGCTCGCCACGACGCCCGCGGCCTACCGGCGCCGCTTCCGCACCCGGACCGCCTGA
- a CDS encoding response regulator transcription factor, with the protein MRVLVVEDEAFLAEMIADGLRRDALAVDVAADGLEALRKLQLGEYDVLVLDRDLPGLHGDEVCRQVVRRRLLTRVLMLTASGTVRDRVDGLGLGADDYLTKPFAYDELLARVLALGRRVRPALPPLLERGGIVLDTARRQAARDGRRLALSRKEFAVLETLMRADGAVVGHDDLIEQVWEEDTSYRTNAVRVTLSKLRTKLGEPQVVRTVPGEGYRMADVGVDR; encoded by the coding sequence ATGCGAGTTCTGGTGGTGGAGGACGAGGCGTTCCTCGCCGAGATGATTGCCGACGGGCTGCGCCGCGACGCCCTCGCCGTGGATGTGGCGGCCGACGGCCTGGAGGCGCTGCGCAAGCTGCAGCTCGGCGAGTACGACGTGCTCGTCCTCGACCGCGATCTGCCCGGTCTGCACGGCGACGAGGTGTGCCGGCAGGTCGTGCGCCGGCGGCTGCTCACCCGGGTCCTGATGCTCACCGCGTCCGGCACGGTCCGCGACCGCGTGGACGGCCTCGGGCTCGGCGCCGACGACTACCTCACCAAGCCCTTCGCGTACGACGAGCTCCTCGCCCGGGTCCTCGCCCTCGGGCGGCGCGTACGCCCGGCGCTGCCCCCGCTGCTCGAACGCGGCGGCATCGTCCTGGACACCGCACGCCGGCAGGCCGCGCGCGACGGCCGCCGACTCGCCCTGTCCCGCAAGGAGTTCGCCGTCCTGGAGACGCTGATGCGCGCGGACGGCGCCGTCGTCGGGCACGACGATCTGATCGAGCAGGTCTGGGAGGAGGACACCAGTTACCGCACCAACGCGGTCCGGGTCACCCTCAGCAAGCTCCGTACGAAACTGGGCGAGCCGCAGGTGGTGCGGACGGTTCCGGGCGAGGGCTATCGCATGGCCGATGTCGGCGTGGACCGCTGA
- a CDS encoding sensor histidine kinase — translation MACAHLPTPVPARRGLLRRALLPGSERVRLTLVYGALLLLCGGGLVALVYGLVRESLYERISGAVARWAPAQRLEDLPEGAPTPSPSPAETVSPPPWLDCAKRSDCRVTRSSLSDAVEQATLNRLLTVSLLALALFAVVSLVLAWWLAGRVLRPVGVIAETARRLSGENLHRRIALAGPPGELKRLADTFDEMLDRIEQLVCAQQRFAANAAHELRTPLAVQRAAAEIGLADPDPAKVARIRGKLLEVADDSERLIEGLLLLSAADQGVEKAEPVDLGRTVEEAVAGLAAQARRHEVTVSVDAAPVPVTGDPVLLHHLVENLVANAVRHNVPGPGGTVTVTTDATGLTVCNTGPPVPPDVVPQLFEPFRRLKEREHRPGSGAGLGLSIVASIARAHDWTVTAEANEGEGGGLTVRVEF, via the coding sequence ATGGCCTGCGCTCACCTGCCGACCCCCGTTCCGGCCCGTCGCGGACTGCTGCGGCGGGCCCTGCTGCCGGGCAGCGAGCGGGTGCGGCTGACGTTGGTGTACGGGGCGCTGCTGCTGCTCTGCGGGGGCGGGCTCGTCGCGCTGGTCTATGGCCTCGTACGGGAGAGTCTGTACGAGAGGATCAGTGGAGCGGTCGCCCGTTGGGCCCCGGCGCAGCGTCTCGAAGATCTCCCCGAGGGAGCCCCGACCCCGTCGCCGAGCCCCGCGGAGACGGTGTCGCCGCCCCCGTGGCTCGACTGCGCGAAGCGCTCGGACTGCAGGGTCACCCGCAGCAGCCTCTCGGACGCCGTGGAACAGGCCACCCTGAACCGGCTGCTCACGGTGTCCTTGCTGGCGCTCGCCCTGTTCGCGGTGGTGTCGCTCGTGCTCGCCTGGTGGCTGGCCGGGCGGGTGCTGCGTCCGGTCGGCGTGATCGCCGAGACGGCCCGCCGGCTGTCCGGAGAGAACCTGCACCGGCGCATCGCCCTGGCCGGGCCGCCGGGCGAACTGAAGCGCCTGGCCGACACCTTCGACGAGATGCTGGACCGGATCGAGCAACTGGTCTGCGCCCAGCAGCGGTTCGCCGCGAACGCCGCGCACGAGCTGCGCACTCCGCTGGCCGTGCAGCGGGCGGCGGCGGAGATCGGCCTCGCGGACCCGGACCCGGCGAAGGTGGCCCGCATCAGGGGCAAGCTGCTGGAGGTGGCCGACGACAGCGAGCGCCTGATCGAGGGGCTGTTGCTGCTCTCGGCCGCGGACCAGGGTGTGGAGAAGGCCGAGCCGGTCGACCTGGGGCGGACGGTCGAGGAGGCGGTGGCGGGGCTCGCGGCGCAGGCCCGGCGGCACGAGGTGACGGTGTCGGTGGACGCCGCGCCCGTGCCGGTGACCGGCGATCCGGTGCTTCTGCACCACCTGGTGGAAAACCTTGTGGCCAACGCCGTACGCCACAACGTGCCGGGGCCGGGCGGCACGGTCACGGTGACCACGGACGCCACCGGCCTGACCGTCTGCAACACCGGCCCACCCGTCCCGCCGGACGTCGTCCCCCAGCTCTTCGAGCCGTTCCGCCGCCTGAAGGAACGCGAACACCGGCCGGGCTCGGGGGCAGGCCTGGGCCTGTCCATCGTGGCGTCGATCGCGCGGGCCCACGACTGGACGGTCACAGCGGAGGCGAACGAGGGCGAAGGCGGAGGCCTGACGGTCCGGGTGGAGTTCTAG
- a CDS encoding DUF402 domain-containing protein, whose translation MSTSSEVVFTQGTTIDVVLVKAGRTKIRYPATVVRDDGTRTTVRAPWAAAHTRDFGFVRFEPGDVFTEHFWRDRYYAVKEVRASDGSLKGWYCDVTRPAGTADGELVVEDLDLDLWVSADGAQILRLDEDEFADSGLAERDPEAAAEAVRALDELELLAKLGKFVALLD comes from the coding sequence ATGTCCACGAGCTCTGAGGTCGTCTTCACGCAGGGCACGACGATCGACGTCGTCCTCGTCAAGGCGGGCCGTACGAAGATCCGTTACCCGGCGACGGTCGTACGCGACGACGGCACCCGCACCACCGTCCGCGCGCCCTGGGCCGCCGCGCACACGCGTGACTTCGGCTTCGTCCGCTTCGAGCCGGGCGACGTCTTCACCGAGCACTTCTGGCGCGACCGCTACTACGCGGTGAAGGAGGTCCGCGCGTCCGACGGCTCCCTCAAGGGCTGGTACTGCGACGTGACCAGGCCGGCCGGCACCGCGGACGGCGAGCTGGTCGTCGAGGACCTGGACCTCGACCTGTGGGTCTCGGCGGACGGCGCGCAGATCCTGCGCCTCGACGAGGACGAGTTCGCGGACAGCGGCCTGGCCGAGCGCGACCCGGAGGCCGCGGCCGAGGCGGTGCGCGCCCTGGACGAGCTCGAGCTCCTTGCCAAGCTGGGCAAGTTCGTCGCCCTGCTCGACTGA
- a CDS encoding GntR family transcriptional regulator — translation MDRVGSVTLKLRIHHDAAVAPFEQVRVQISEQARGGKLPVGYKLPTVRGLAEELGLAANTVAKAYRALEADGVIETRGRNGTFIAAAGDAAERKAATAAAEYAEQARRLGLDRAAALAAVEDAVRAAYS, via the coding sequence ATGGATAGGGTCGGATCCGTGACCTTGAAGCTCCGCATCCACCACGATGCCGCCGTCGCGCCCTTCGAGCAGGTGCGCGTTCAGATTTCCGAGCAGGCCCGGGGCGGGAAGCTGCCCGTGGGGTACAAGCTGCCGACCGTGCGGGGGCTTGCCGAGGAGTTGGGGCTTGCCGCCAATACCGTGGCGAAGGCGTACCGCGCCCTGGAAGCGGACGGGGTGATCGAGACGCGGGGCCGGAACGGCACGTTCATCGCCGCCGCCGGTGACGCGGCCGAGCGCAAGGCCGCCACCGCGGCCGCCGAATACGCGGAGCAGGCCAGGCGGTTGGGCCTGGACCGGGCCGCGGCGCTCGCGGCGGTCGAGGACGCGGTGCGGGCGGCGTACTCCTAG
- a CDS encoding GNAT family N-acetyltransferase — translation MTVLVRDLDPHDPRDTEHFAQVRRAAVPFMLCTAESVAFDTAHAHPEAQYRPLVAETPAGEIIGTAQTGLVHDSPLPGQGSLNVYVHPEHRGLGAGSEIVRFAEQRLAKAGATAVYSWVLDEPAYRAFAERRGYRASRPAHFLRLDLANGTLPPLAELPPGVELRPAADFADDPRTLFALDAETVADEPSDVPTEFTDYEHWLSETWRHPLTSHDLTMVALVDGVPAAFTLARTDGGSRYASGMTGTARAFRGRGLAKLAKNASLHRARATGHTEAFTGNDAANEPMLAINNWFGYKISATEVRHVHEL, via the coding sequence ATGACTGTGCTCGTCCGCGACCTCGACCCCCACGACCCCCGCGACACCGAACACTTCGCCCAAGTCCGAAGGGCCGCCGTCCCCTTCATGCTCTGCACCGCAGAATCCGTCGCCTTCGACACGGCACACGCCCACCCCGAGGCCCAGTACCGCCCCCTGGTCGCCGAGACGCCGGCCGGCGAGATCATCGGCACCGCCCAGACGGGTCTCGTCCACGACAGCCCGCTGCCGGGCCAGGGCTCGCTCAACGTCTACGTACATCCGGAGCATCGCGGCCTCGGCGCCGGCTCGGAGATCGTCAGGTTCGCCGAGCAGCGCCTCGCGAAGGCCGGGGCGACGGCCGTCTACTCCTGGGTCCTCGACGAGCCCGCGTACCGCGCCTTCGCCGAGCGGCGCGGCTACCGGGCCAGCAGGCCCGCGCACTTCCTCCGCCTGGACCTGGCGAACGGCACCCTGCCCCCACTGGCAGAGCTTCCGCCGGGCGTCGAGCTGCGCCCGGCCGCGGACTTCGCGGACGACCCGCGCACGCTGTTCGCGCTGGACGCGGAGACCGTGGCGGACGAACCGAGCGACGTACCGACCGAGTTCACGGACTACGAGCACTGGCTGTCCGAGACCTGGCGGCACCCGCTGACCAGCCATGATCTGACCATGGTCGCCCTGGTGGACGGCGTACCCGCGGCCTTCACCCTGGCCCGCACGGACGGCGGCAGCCGCTACGCGTCCGGCATGACCGGCACTGCCCGCGCCTTCCGCGGCCGGGGCCTCGCCAAGCTCGCCAAGAACGCCTCGCTGCACCGCGCCCGCGCCACCGGGCACACGGAGGCGTTCACCGGGAACGACGCGGCCAACGAACCGATGCTGGCGATCAACAATTGGTTCGGCTACAAGATCAGCGCAACGGAGGTAAGGCATGTCCACGAGCTCTGA